In Stanieria sp. NIES-3757, the DNA window AGAAGCTTCAACTTTGACAGTGAATTTATCTTGATTAAAAGGCCAAGGATTTACAGTTACTAAACCGTTATTAAATTGCATCACATTGTATTGTTTTTTATTAGGACCGATATCAATTTCTAAAGCTCTTTCATTTTCAGGTAATTGATTTTGACAAAGAATTAAAGATAAGCGATCGCACCATTGCATAAAACGATAAGCGGATTCAGCTTGTTCTTTTTTTACTGCTAATTCTTTACGCCATGTTGTTTGTAAATCTTCTTGTTCTTTAATAAATTTTTTAACTTCTGAAGAATCGTTTTGACTATTAATAAAACATAAATGCATGGAGGTTAGAAGTGCTACCCAACGTCCTCGATAAAGAGAATCTTCGATATGTTGGCGCAGTTTTTCCACTGGTGTTTGTCGCTCTAGGGTAAAGTCCATCGGCGCACCTGCGGGTGTGAGTAGATCTTCTTGCCATTCCTTTTCAAGATCGTCATGGTGAGAAATAGCTGCAATGGTGTCGATGATCCCAGGGACAGCATCTTCTAGATGCCAAGCTCCAGCTATTTGAGCAGCTAGCAAAGCATGAGCGCGATGATAAATAATTTCCCAACCATCAGATTGTAAGTTGACAATCATTAATGTCTTAATCTCCTGTAATTAAAATAAGATTTCTTTGTACGTATTCAATCACTAAAGGTGTAGTGCGATGCGCGATCGCTGTAATTAGTTTTTGATCGGATTCAGTCCAGATGCGAGGTTGAGAAAAAACACAGGGTTGCAAAATTCCCCAAAGCTTACCGTTACAACACAAATGAGCATGAATTAAAGCTCGATGTCCAAAATTTTTTCGCTCAAATTCTCGATTTACTATTTCAGGTGCAGCAGTTTCAATATCTTCTATAAAAATAGTTGGTTGACAATGTAAAGCAGCAGCAAACATGGGATCTTCTTTTTCTAAATCAGAAGATTCCTGTTGCCACTGCTTATTGGTAACATTGGGAATACTGGCATCACGGCAGTAACAATAAGCTGCCTTACCCAAACGAGTATCAGGATCGCGAACATAAAGAAAAGAGCGATCGCAGTTTAATAGCTCCACCGTAGTAACCATTAAAGCTGCCAAAGTTGAGTCTAAATCTTTTTGTTCTTCAAAAATATTGTTTAAGGTTGTAGGTAAGGTTAAATTATTCATGACTTAGGCGGTTTAAAAAGTTTGCTAGACAAGAGAAAAAAATTTAGATTGTTGAGCAAAGGTATTAAGCCTCGTCCAGAATGAGTAAAGAATTTTTAAGGTTCAAAGTGCAAAATTGTTTGGATTTTGTTCCTTAAAAAACTAAATAGAAAATACTCAAGGTTTTAATAAAACGATGGAATATAGTGAATTTATTTCAGTTTTTTCCACCTTCAAAGTAGACGAAGTTTAATCTCAAATTTGAGTTTTTGTGGTTGCCAAAGTAAATTTATCTGTAGCAAACATTTTCAGGCTTAATTTAATTTCCGTCAGGAAAATCTTCAATTCTGGCATCAGCTACCAAAATCATTTTGCCAGGCTGTACCTCAAGCTTATTTAAGTTTAGAGATATTTCTTTGAGATCGAAATTCCGTAAATCTAAAATCTCGCTAACACTATCAAGTAAAGCTGAAGTTAGTTCCGAAGCATAGTTTTGCTCGTCAGGATATTGTACTTCTTCCAAAGCCACACTATAACCCTCAGCACTAACACGAGGTACGGCACTAAAAGCAATTTTTTCAGTAGTTTCAGTTTCTGCGACCGCCAGATCTGCTTCTAAGCTGACTTTTCCAGCTTCGGGAAGATCGAATTTAACCCGCTCTATATTAGCTGTTAACGGGCGGTTTTCACGGTTTATTGGCAAATTTTGCAGCTTTTGTTTGACATATTCCGAATTAAAAGCTCGTTCGATATCTGCTTCATTTAAGACTATTTGAGCCTTAGCATCTGTCGGATGAGTTAATTCAATATTGCCAAAAGCAGCTTTAACCGAATTAATTCCGATTTCATTAGTTTGAATCTTCAATTCTTCGGCTCGCAAATCTTTTTCCATAACTAATCCTTGTCCTTCAATCTCAACTGATTGAAGTTTTCCTTGCATTAAATCGAGAGGATTAGTACGAATATCTACATCCAAGTTTTCGACTTCATCAAGTTGACTAGATAAGCCAATTTCTGCTGCTTTACTAATTGCTTGTTCGCCAAGATCTGGTTGATTCACTAGCTAAACTTCCTTTGCTCCAGTTAAAAATTCAAGCTAATATTATTAAATTTTAAAAAGCCTCAATTAGAAATCATTCAAAAGTCATAATAAAAAAGCTATAAAAAACGATAAATATAGCAATTATCACAGTTGTGAGGTACATTAAAGCCAAAATAGTTAAACATTTTGAATGCAACCTTACTCTATTGACTTTAGACAAAAAATAATTGAGATTTATGAACAAGAAAATATCTCAATTAGAAAACTGGCACAACGTTTTCAAGTAGCGAAAAGCTTCATCCAAAAGCTGCTAAAACAATATCGAGAAACAGGAGAGCTTAATCCACAAAAACCAGGAGGAAGTCCCCCAAGGAAACTCCAGTCAGAACAACTAATCACTTTAATTGAAATAATTGAAAGTAATAACGATGCTACATTAGAAGAGTTGTGCGAGCTACTTGAAAAAAAGATAAAAGTAAGAGTGAGCCGAGCCACAATGGGAAGAATAACTACTCAATTAAACTATAGCGTAAAAAAAAACTCTACACGCAGCAGAAAAAGAAAGCGCTCGCGTCCAAAAAAAGAGAGTTGAATTTTGGCAAAAAATACGAGAGCTACCCACGGAGAACTTGATTTTCATTGATGAATCAGGAGTTAATTTAGCAATGGTTAGAATGTATGCCAGAGCAATCATCGGTCAAAGAGCAAGGGGAACAAAACCACAAAAAAGAGGGAGAAATATTTCATTACTCACTGCTTGATCATTAAAAGAAGTGGTTGTATTTAATAATGTTTATGGTGCAGTTGATGCAGTAACATTTGAAGCATTTATTGCTAATCAATTAGTCCCAAAGCTCTGGAAAAATGCTTGTGTGGTAATGGACAATGCCAAAATTCATTTGGGAGAAACTATTAGAGAATTAATTGAACAAGCAGGGGCTAAATTAATTTATTTATCCCCTTATTCTCCAGAATTTTCACCTATCGAAAATTTTTGGTCTAAAGTCAAAGCTTGTTTAAGAAAAGTTAAACCAAGAAACTATCAAGACTTAATTAATGCGATAACTGATTCAATGCTGAAAGTCACAAAAGACGATATTCGGAATTGGTTTACTCACTGTTGCTATTGTACCTCATAAGTATGAGAATTGCTATAAATGCAGAAAAAATAAATTCTTTAATGAGATATATCAAAGGCTTAACAAAAGATACATCAAAACTAAATGAATTATATTCTTATGTTTTTGAAACTAGAATTAACAGTGAAATTGTTATAAAATTCCTGGATGATTATGCTTAAAAGATAGACAAAATGACGGTAGTAGTATTAGACAATGCTCCGATTCACAGAAGTAAAGCTTTTCAGAAAAACATAGTGGAATGGTCACAAAAAAAAATTAAAGATATTCTGGTTACCCACTTATTCTCCACAGCTAAATTTAATTGAAACTCTTTGACGGTTTATGAAATAAGAGTGGATAGAATCTCAAGCTTACAACAGCTGGAACAATCTAGTTGAGTATGTAGAAAATATTTTCAAGAATTTTGGAACAAAATATACAATTAATTTTGCATAGGTACTTAATTCAAATTAGACGTACTATTTAAACAAAATTACGATTAATTATAAATTGCGTAGTGGTTTCTGCATGGTATAGCTTTGTAAGCTTTGTCTGTACAAATAAAACCTGGCTTATATGGAAAAATTTTGACATCAATTTTTTGTTGATACGAACGATTAATATAGTGCTGTTTCAGTGCATCCCAAAACTCATAGATGGTAGCTAATGATTCAACTCTTACTCCCGATAAACGATGACACTGACCATAGAAAAGAGGTTTCAGAATATCCACTGCAAGTCCTGTTAACCAAATATAAGAGCGAGTCCCTGTATGTATATAGATATTTCCCCATTCATAAATTCTTTTAACGATGTCAAATCTAGGATCGACAATCACTTTTTGCTTATTAACGAAGCATCGATAAACTTCCAGAAAATCACTCATGTTACCTGGGGTTTGCCCAACTATATACCCAGAAATTCCCATACTCCATTTCAACCGAAGCTCTATCATGACCCGAATTAAAGCAGGAGTAACTTCACTCTGATCCGAATAGTCGTCAAATTCTACTTCACCAAAAATAATTTGTTCGCACGTGTCATAGTAAAGACTAAAGTCAGGATTATTAGTTAGAAATAAATTAAATAATTCATTCTGTCCAATACTAATTTGATAGTGATTAATAAGGCGCAAGCTATCTGTTATATATTTTAAAATTAATCCTCTCAATTTTCTGGAAGCTGATTTCTCGATAGTCCTATTTGGCAATCTATTTAGAATGCTTTGGAAAAGAAGATTGAATGCAGAACAATTTCCCCTATAGTATGAAAGATTTGCTAGTTTCCTTTCATAATCTGATGGGGTGGTATAGTAAATTGCTTCGGCTACTTGAATTGGATTGGATAGAAATGGTTTAGAGAAATTTAGTACGTGAGTGCATAAAGTCTTGTATAGGTTCAGATATTGATAGCATTCATGACGTAAACAATTTAATCTTCTATAATAGACAATTTGCTTAATACAGCTATATTTTTTTGAGATTTCATCCTTGACCCAATCAATAGTCATACTTGGCTTTTTAGTTGAGTAGAATAGGCTACCAGTTTAACTGTTTTTGTTTGTTCCAACATTCTAAAAGTCGCGATCGCCCATTAATTTCAAACCAAATTTAAAGCTTTAACTGACTTTTGAGTCAGATCGCTGATACAAACTCGATTGATGATATTGGCAATATAAGTATTGACGGTTTCTAGTTCGATTTGCAAAGATGATGCAACAGCATCATAATCGGTGCCAATGGCAATTAATTCCAAAACTGTTAATTCTACTTCGGTTAAAATTGCTTCGTGCTGAAGCTGTTTGACTTTTCCTAAAAATGGTAATATCAGAATTACACATAGTCAAAATTAAGTCTAAAAACTCAATTTTGACCTGTAATTTTTCTATTATTTAATCTTAAGCACTAATTAAATCGCTTTAGAAAAACTTTTAGTTTGTTGTTTTTCGAGATATGTATCGAAAACCGAAGCAATATTTCTAATTAATAATCTTCCCATGGGTGTCACTTCAATTCCATCGGAAAATATTTTAATCAAGCCATCAGCTTCTAAAGCTTTAAGTTCGGAAATTTCTGAACCAAAGTAGCGATCAAAATCGAGATCGAAACCGAGATGATATTTGGCTTCTAAATCTTCTTGAGAAAGACGAAATTGACACATCAATTCCATAATTACCGTGCGACGCAGAATGTCATCGCGACTGAGACTAACATCATCCTAGATGAAGTTTTTGTGCCTATCTTAGAGCTAGTTGCAGTCGCTAAAAACTGTAAATTTACTCAGTAGCAATTAACTCAACAGAACCATGACCTGGAGCGCGTTCTGTAGCACCTGGAATATCTTGCCGAGTAATTAAATCGAAGACATGCTCGCCAATAGCTGCCTTAACTTCTGGTTCTAAAGAATGCATGACATCGCGATTTAGAGCAAAAGCATCGTTAGCTTCAGCA includes these proteins:
- a CDS encoding transposase, with protein sequence MQPYSIDFRQKIIEIYEQENISIRKLAQRFQVAKSFIQKLLKQYRETGELNPQKPGGSPPRKLQSEQLITLIEIIESNNDATLEELCELLEKKIKVRVSRATMGRITTQLNYSVKKNSTRSRKRKRSRPKKES
- a CDS encoding transposase, producing the protein MVVFNNVYGAVDAVTFEAFIANQLVPKLWKNACVVMDNAKIHLGETIRELIEQAGAKLIYLSPYSPEFSPIENFWSKVKACLRKVKPRNYQDLINAITDSMLKVTKDDIRNWFTHCCYCTS
- a CDS encoding coproporphyrinogen III oxidase, which encodes MELMCQFRLSQEDLEAKYHLGFDLDFDRYFGSEISELKALEADGLIKIFSDGIEVTPMGRLLIRNIASVFDTYLEKQQTKSFSKAI